One genomic region from Anopheles bellator chromosome 2, idAnoBellAS_SP24_06.2, whole genome shotgun sequence encodes:
- the LOC131211037 gene encoding larval cuticle protein F1-like, whose amino-acid sequence MFTKVIVFVAVAVACAAGKPLTAAVVATPTVVTAQSSQVVSRNFNGLAAAYTTPVAAAYTAPVAAAYTAPFAAAYGYGVPLAAAYTASPYAPYYPYVL is encoded by the coding sequence ATGTTTACCAAAGTGATCGTTTTCGTGGCCGTCGCTGTCGCCTGCGCCGCCGGCAAACCTCTAACGGCGGCCGTCGTTGCCACCCCAACCGTCGTGACCGCTCAGAGCTCCCAGGTGGTGTCCCGGAACTTTAACGGATTGGCCGCGGCATACACCACCCCGGTCGCTGCCGCTTACACCGCTCCAGTTGCTGCCGCCTATACGGCCCCATTCGCCGCTGCCTACGGTTACGGTGTCCCTCTGGCCGCTGCTTACACTGCCTCCCCGTACGCCCCGTACTACCCGTACGTGCTGTGA
- the LOC131210488 gene encoding ATPase inhibitor mai-2, mitochondrial-like, giving the protein MQSLRKTTSMLPSGMRMARMIAGEAGSGAGKGGGGGGSIRDAGGSFGKMEVAHEEEYFYKQRQEQLAKLKKQAINREDFHSESIKHHEEAIARHKKAIDELKGSK; this is encoded by the exons ATGCAATCGTTGCGAAAAACCACATCCATGCTTCCGAGCGGAATGAG AATGGCCCGTATGATTGCCGGCGAGGCGGGTAGCGGTGCTGGCaagggcggtggtggcggcggatcGATCCGTGATGCCGGTGGTTCGTTCGGAAAGATGGAGGTAGCTCACGAGGAGGAATACTTCTACAAACAG CGCCAAGAGCAGCTGGCCAAGCTGAAGAAGCAGGCGATCAATCGCGAAGATTTCCACTCGGAGTCCATCAAACATCACGAGGAGGCGATCGCACGCCATAAGAAGGCTATCGATGAGCTGAAGGGCAGCAAGTGA
- the LOC131209789 gene encoding nucleolar transcription factor 1-like, translating into MRKRSLSVAVERNGRTDQISRKFEGVPSDNDDYATDADEESDVEGTGGEPESWTLAEYEKLQSQLRAILPKNDNKRYDTRLKTIEWERVAFDGHSPQSVEKVTKELLKKVRKFRTLSDMLAELPGVIKKSITAEKPKNPLTAFNYFVKEKYNSYKERHPGRSDLFKIMSQDFAILSEKKKMKYNQMVLEGKEAYKDQLKKFYEQNPEAKEIEGQHKTTKLANSKPSQRKRTPSAVTPYNIFLEQQIESDPTKTRSDIKKAWDALELPAKLKFIRYAFASGDKSKLNKKEKELLDQAAGKPEPFARTCCEYYLKFHAQPDSQLPITEWRKQKMQEYKLLPKVQRLELELEFRKERAKFVKKFREYVDALPESERNRELQFLQPYLDATSDNGEKKHGHPDGTDSAGHRRNVSVHDITDLPIAESTTHETNMAGKRKDKQKLPPVPSTPAASSCKPLKSILKTPTPVKQPSAKRVVEEEMEPSFSAPKKKHKKDKSARQESAEESSDSANNKSKNKTRAKLSEEEGQRSDSGNASKKSKATSPVNEPVAPAKTVVEYFRKTHYLGKKGKHKEAFEKLSTNRRKAIEAEMKAAQQQYVKDLQVFFKTLPKNQIERYVAKLKKADQAKESADEDDSETEEFDESMANSTKMEPHSSSDEEDSDDD; encoded by the exons ATGCGTAAACGTTCACTGTCGGTTGCGGTCGAAAGGAACGGGAGAACCGACCAGATCTCGAGAAAATTTGAAGGAG TGCCATCGGACAACGATGATTACGCTACCGACGCTGATGAAGAAAGTGATGTAGAGGGAACTGGAGGAGAACCGGAAAGTTGGACACTGGCGGAATATGAGAAGCTACAGTCGCAGCTGCGCGCGATTTTGCCGAAAAATGACAACAAGAGGTACGACACTCGCCTCAAAACAATCGAGTGGGAGCGCGTTGCCTTCGATGGTCACTCGCCCCAGAGTGTGGAGAAGGTAACGAAAGAACTGCTGAAGAAAGTGCGCAAGTTCCGCACCTTGTCGGATATGTTGGCCGAACTTCCCGGTGTAATTAAAAAGTCCATCACGGCCGAGAAACCAAAGAATCCGCTGACGGCATTCAACTACTTCGTGAAGGAAAAATACAATTCGTACAAAGAGCGCCACCCGGGACGTTCG GATCTTTTCAAAATTATGAGCCAGGACTTTGCGATCTtgtcggagaagaaaaaaatgaaatacaatCAAATGGTACTGGAGGGAAAGGAGGCTTACAAAGACCAACTGAAAAAGTTCTA TGAACAAAATCCGGAGGCCAAGGAGATTGAAGGccaacacaaaacaacgaaGTTGGCTAACTCTAAACCGTCGCAGAGAAAAAGGACTCCATCTGCAGTGACTCCTTACAACATTTTCCTGGAGCAGCAAATAGAATCTGACCCAACGAAAACCCGTTCGGATATCAAGAAAGCGTGGGACGCGCTGGAGCTTCCGGCAAAACTGAAGTTCATTCGATACGCATTCGCCAGTGGAGATAAATCAAAGttgaacaaaaaggaaaaggaattGCTTGATCAGGCGGcgggaaaaccggaaccatTCGCACGCACTTGTTGCGAGTATTACCTGAAGTTTCATGCCCAGCCCGATTCTCAGCTCCCAATTACCGAGTGGCGCAAGCAGAAGATGCAAGAGTACAAACTGCTTCCAAAGGTGCAGCGTCTCGAACTGGAGCTGGAGTTTCGCAAAGAGCGTGCAAAGTTTGTAAAGAAATTCCGAGAGTACGTCGACGCGTTACCGGAAAGCGAGCGCAATAGAGAGCTGCAATTTCTACAACCATATTTGGACGCAACATCGGACaatggcgaaaagaaacacgGGCACCCGGATGGCACCGATTCAGCTGGTCACCGCCGGAACGTATCTGTGCACGATATCACAGATCTACCGATTGCCGAATCCacaacacacgaaacaaatATGGCCGGGAAGCGTAAAGACAAACAAAAGCTACCGCCGGTGCCTTCCACTCCAGCCGCCAGCAGCTGCAAGCCTTTGAAATCTATTTTGAAAACCCCAACCCCAGTGAAACAGCCATCAGCCAAGCGGGTGGTGGAGGAAGAGATGGAACCTTCGTTCTCGGCACCGaagaaaaagcacaaaaaggaTAAGAGCGCGCGGCAAGAATCTGCGGAGGAATCAAGCGACAG CGCTAATAACAAATCTAAAAATAAGACACGTGCCAAGCTTTCGGAAGAAGAAGGGCAACGTTCCGACAGTGGCAATGCCTcaaagaaatcgaaagcgaCTTCGCCCGTTAATGAACCCGTTGCTCCTGCGAA GACCGTGGTGGAGTACTTCCGAAAAACTCATTATCTCGGCAAAAAGGGCAAGCACAAGGAAGCGTTCGAGAAACTTTCCACCAATCGACGGAAGGCGATCGAGGCGGAAATGAAAGCGGCCCAACAGCAGTACGTTAAAGATTTGCAAGTGTTTTTCAAGACCCTTCCGAAAAATCAGATCGAAAGGTACGTCGCAAAGCTGAAGAAAGCGGATCAAGCGAAGGAAAGTGCGGACGAAGACGATAGTGAAACGGAAGAATTTGATGAGTCGATGGCGAACAGCACCAAGATGGaaccgcacagcagcagcgatgaaGAGGACAGCGACGATGACTAG
- the LOC131208553 gene encoding uncharacterized protein LOC131208553, whose product MIKFFVGALLLSASLASATLFKKKIVLSSEGGDGHGGGGFSLGGGTFGLSFGGGLSGGGHGDGHGAGHGGGYGQGGGSYGGAGGSGGSYGGGHNGVGNGGGYVSVEAPAGHSGVGTGGSFGHVGVPAAGGHSVHAPSEHLTPPASYQGGGSSLGGGYANSYASSHASAGASAGGHTGGSGSGGSYQGPAQGSGSYGGSHHGGGYSSGGHHGGGGFTKQITVTKHVAGPPAPPIVVEKPVPVPVDRPYPVYIEKKVPVTVIKEVPVDRPVPVPVPSGGGAGYGQGHASASASASAHAGASAGSYGGNYGSASGGYGGGHGGGHGGGSGGHGGHGGSQGGLTFTKTISFEKNFNKHKHHFHHHGW is encoded by the exons ATGATCAAGTTTTTTGTG GGCGCGTTGCTGTTAAGCGCTTCGCTCGCCAGTGCTACGCTGTTTAAGAAGAAGATCGTCCTCAGTTCCGAGGGTGGGGATGGGCACGGAGGTGGCGGCTTctccctcggtggtggcacctTCGGCCTatcgttcggtggtggtctaTCGGGAGGCGGGCATGGAGATGGACACGGAGCGGGTCACGGTGGTGGCTACGGACAGGGCGGTGGATCGTACGGTGGTGCGGGAGGATCGGGCGGTAGttatggtggtggccacaatggagtcggcaacggtggtggctACGTGAGTGTAGAAGCCCCCGCTGGTCACAGTGGAGTTGGAACGGGCGGAAGCTTTGGGCATGTAGGAGTCCCCGCCGCAGGAGGCCACAGTGTGCACGCTCCGTCGGAGCACCTTACGCCGCCGGCCAGCTACCAGGGAGGTGGCAGCAGCTTGGGAGGTGGCTACGCCAATAGTTACGCCAGTAGCCATGCCAGCGCGGGGGCCAGCGCTGGAGGACACACCGGCGGTTCCGGTAGCGGAGGATCATACCAAGGCCCTGCTCAAGGATCGGGCTCGTACGGCGGATCACACCACGGTGGCGGCTACTCATCGGGCGGTCAtcacggcggtggtggcttcACGAAACAGATCACCGTCACCAAACACGTAGCCGGTCCGCCGgcgccaccgatcgtcgtcgagaaaccagttccggttccggtcgacCGACCCTACCCGGTGTACATCGAGAAGAAGgtcccggtgacggtgatcaAGGAGGTTCCCGTCGATCGACCAGTCCCGGTGCCCGTACCGAGCGGAGGCGGCGCAGGATACGGACAGGGACACGCCAGTGCGAGTGCCAGCGCCAGTGCCCACGCCGGAGCCAGTGCCGGAAGTTACGGAGGAAACTACGGAAGCGCGTCCGGGGGTTACGGTGGAGgacacggtggtggccacggtggtggcagcggtggccatGGTGGGCACGGGGGCAGCCAGGGGGGACTGACGTTCACCAAGACCATTTCGTTCGAGAAGAacttcaacaaacacaaacaccacttCCACCATCATGGCTGGTAG